In Pollutimonas sp. M17, a single genomic region encodes these proteins:
- a CDS encoding paraquat-inducible protein A, producing MKSLPPRADQLGMIRCHICDLVFQPAEEPGKAVRCPRCAAAVHRRLPNSIVRTWAFLIAGVILYIPANILPVMYTSFFGNGIESTITDGVVSFWNSGSYGIALVIFIASIAVPCAKFLILATLLITARKRSRWARLERARLYRMIEHIGYWSMLDVLVVAVVVALVKFRELATIEPRVGILFFGAVVILTMLSAMSFDPRLIWDDEE from the coding sequence ATGAAATCCCTGCCGCCCCGAGCTGATCAGTTGGGAATGATCCGTTGTCATATTTGTGATCTCGTTTTCCAACCTGCTGAAGAGCCTGGCAAAGCCGTACGATGCCCCCGCTGTGCGGCAGCCGTGCACCGACGCCTTCCCAATAGCATTGTCCGAACCTGGGCCTTCTTGATAGCAGGAGTGATTCTCTACATTCCTGCGAATATATTGCCAGTCATGTACACCAGTTTTTTTGGAAATGGTATCGAAAGCACCATCACGGACGGTGTCGTCAGTTTCTGGAATAGCGGGTCTTACGGGATCGCTCTGGTGATTTTTATTGCCAGCATAGCAGTGCCGTGCGCGAAATTTCTAATACTTGCCACGTTGCTGATCACTGCGCGTAAACGTAGTCGCTGGGCCAGACTGGAGCGGGCCCGATTGTATCGAATGATCGAGCACATAGGTTATTGGTCCATGCTCGACGTTCTGGTCGTCGCCGTGGTAGTGGCATTAGTGAAATTTCGTGAGCTGGCTACCATAGAGCCGCGCGTGGGGATCCTTTTTTTTGGTGCGGTAGTGATTCTCACGATGCTGTCCGCCATGAGTTTTGACCCCCGTCTGATTTGGGATGATGAAGAATGA
- a CDS encoding mandelate racemase/muconate lactonizing enzyme family protein, with amino-acid sequence MSKTDLDIVELRAIASSVPVRDGVTLGIGRAVKRDCVIIKIVTRGGLVGWGESHHGRCPGAIAHLVNTTLQQLLLGMPADEVNHIWDKVYVKQMASHGMGTAAALAFSGIDQALWDIRGQAVGWPVYRLLGGSRKPIPAYAGGISLGFQAPDILVNEVHALREQGYRAIKLRLGDTAALDIERLQAVRKAFGDELGIMADANTAYSLADVHNVASALRECKVIWLEEPFSPHDYRSYATAAALLGTTPLAAGENHYTRYEFARLIEDKAVGILQPDASKAGGITELMRIAALGSAWRLPLCPHTCATGLNMASSIHVLASIDNGGYFEADTAKENLFRDRLTRRADSLDENGCVSPSDEPGLGVAVDEEFLRAHPVIEGPAYV; translated from the coding sequence ATGAGCAAGACAGACCTGGATATCGTCGAACTGCGGGCCATTGCGTCATCAGTGCCCGTACGCGATGGCGTCACGCTGGGCATCGGCCGAGCCGTCAAGCGCGACTGCGTGATCATCAAGATCGTCACACGAGGCGGGCTGGTGGGCTGGGGAGAGTCCCACCACGGCCGCTGCCCCGGTGCGATCGCCCACCTGGTAAACACCACCTTGCAGCAATTGCTGCTGGGCATGCCCGCCGATGAAGTCAACCACATCTGGGACAAGGTCTACGTAAAGCAAATGGCCAGCCATGGCATGGGCACGGCCGCCGCCCTGGCGTTCAGCGGCATCGACCAGGCGCTATGGGACATCCGGGGCCAGGCGGTCGGCTGGCCCGTCTATCGCCTGCTGGGCGGATCCCGCAAGCCCATCCCCGCCTATGCCGGCGGCATTTCCCTGGGCTTCCAGGCGCCGGACATCCTGGTGAACGAAGTCCATGCCTTGCGGGAACAGGGCTATAGGGCGATCAAGCTTCGCCTGGGCGACACGGCGGCGCTGGACATCGAGCGGCTTCAAGCCGTACGCAAAGCGTTCGGCGACGAGCTGGGCATCATGGCCGACGCCAACACGGCCTACTCGCTGGCCGACGTGCACAATGTGGCTTCCGCGCTGCGGGAATGCAAGGTTATCTGGCTGGAAGAGCCGTTCTCGCCCCATGATTATCGCAGCTACGCCACCGCCGCGGCCCTGCTGGGGACGACGCCCCTGGCAGCCGGCGAGAACCACTACACGCGCTACGAGTTCGCCCGATTGATCGAGGACAAGGCGGTTGGCATTCTTCAGCCCGACGCGTCCAAGGCCGGCGGCATTACCGAACTGATGCGCATCGCGGCACTGGGCTCGGCCTGGCGGCTTCCCTTGTGCCCGCATACCTGCGCAACGGGACTGAATATGGCCTCCAGCATTCATGTACTGGCCTCCATCGATAACGGGGGCTATTTCGAAGCCGACACCGCCAAAGAGAATTTGTTTCGTGACCGCCTGACACGGCGCGCGGACAGTCTCGATGAAAACGGCTGCGTAAGCCCATCGGACGAACCGGGGCTGGGCGTAGCCGTCGACGAAGAGTTTCTTCGCGCCCATCCCGTCATCGAAGGCCCGGCCTACGTTTGA
- a CDS encoding paraquat-inducible protein A, with amino-acid sequence MSADGWLALTIAAGVMFLIANSYPVLQINLQGIHNETTLWQAASALAQGLTVPLAVPAALFIILVPFLQISLLGWVLAYSRVGRRAPGFVYVMRILGILRPWSMVEVGLLGILIAAIKLSKLADIVLGAGIWAMAASMILITIVSKRDLSSLWDIDEYSRQRTTARV; translated from the coding sequence TTGAGTGCTGATGGGTGGCTGGCCCTGACGATCGCCGCTGGAGTCATGTTCCTGATTGCGAACAGCTACCCAGTACTGCAGATAAATCTACAGGGAATACATAACGAAACTACGCTTTGGCAAGCGGCAAGTGCGTTGGCACAGGGCCTCACTGTTCCCCTTGCCGTGCCGGCTGCCCTTTTCATTATTCTGGTGCCGTTCCTGCAGATTTCCCTGCTCGGATGGGTGCTTGCGTATTCCCGCGTTGGTCGGCGTGCCCCTGGCTTCGTATATGTGATGCGCATATTGGGCATCCTGCGTCCTTGGAGCATGGTCGAAGTCGGGCTCCTCGGAATTTTGATTGCGGCGATAAAGCTATCCAAGCTGGCAGACATTGTCCTCGGGGCTGGTATCTGGGCCATGGCGGCATCAATGATTTTAATTACTATTGTCTCGAAACGCGATTTATCCTCTTTGTGGGATATAGACGAGTATAGTCGCCAGCGTACGACGGCACGCGTATGA
- a CDS encoding intermembrane transport protein PqiB: protein MNDGPNLASEPHELRITPRRSRPSLIWLVPATAVLIGLAMLMHTWLSEGPRIAITFQTAEGLTAGKTAVKYKDVTIGTVSSIDLSSDGTHVVVHVSLVKSAYSLTHEGTRFWVVRPRIGMHGVSGIDTLLSGAYIAVDSAKSGKMTTSFVGLEDPPAVITGMPGRSFLLHTKDLGSLDIGSPVYYRRIQVGRISAYKLSDGGDGIDIRVFVDSPYENLVTTSSRFWQASGVDLSVNAEGFRLKTQSLDTILAGGITFDSPKHDRGTPAPEQAEFVLAKDQETAFAPPEGPPSYIQLKFDQSLPGLSVGAPVQFSGMDFGRVVSLDLDYDPDSERFPTIVNIAVYPQRLGRVLRKLPDAGDIQGQSAAPHSQFLGSLVERGLRAQVRPGNLLTGQRYIALDFIPDAPKVAFDAEAMPLTLPTIPSSYDQIGDRVASILDKIDKMPLESMGKRLDASLLNLETTLRQINGQVLPEASKTLKQTRDTLRGMEYWLSEDSPTQQSLGETLLEVQRTSRSLRTLTDMLGRNPEALLRGLP from the coding sequence ATGAATGATGGACCGAATCTCGCATCCGAGCCGCATGAGCTTCGTATAACGCCTCGCCGCAGCCGCCCGTCGCTTATTTGGCTGGTGCCTGCCACGGCAGTGCTAATTGGCTTGGCTATGCTGATGCATACATGGTTGTCGGAAGGGCCAAGGATTGCTATTACCTTTCAGACAGCCGAAGGTCTGACGGCCGGGAAAACCGCAGTCAAGTACAAGGACGTCACCATTGGCACGGTGTCCTCAATTGATCTGAGCAGCGATGGCACGCACGTAGTCGTCCACGTGTCATTAGTCAAAAGTGCTTATAGCTTGACGCACGAAGGTACCCGGTTCTGGGTGGTCCGGCCTCGTATTGGTATGCATGGCGTGTCTGGAATCGATACGTTGCTGTCCGGCGCGTACATCGCGGTGGATAGTGCAAAATCTGGCAAGATGACGACTTCGTTTGTTGGCCTCGAAGACCCGCCTGCCGTGATCACGGGGATGCCGGGAAGATCATTTCTTCTGCATACGAAAGACCTGGGATCGTTGGACATCGGATCTCCGGTTTACTACAGAAGGATTCAAGTCGGTCGAATATCCGCATATAAATTGAGTGATGGAGGCGACGGTATTGATATCAGGGTATTCGTTGACTCACCCTATGAGAACCTCGTCACGACGAGTAGCCGGTTCTGGCAAGCGAGTGGCGTGGATCTATCGGTTAATGCGGAGGGCTTCAGGCTCAAGACGCAGTCCCTTGACACCATCCTGGCCGGAGGGATTACATTCGATTCACCCAAGCATGACCGAGGCACTCCTGCGCCTGAGCAGGCTGAATTTGTACTGGCCAAAGATCAGGAGACGGCATTTGCCCCGCCAGAAGGGCCCCCCTCATACATCCAGTTGAAATTCGACCAGTCGCTACCCGGTCTTTCGGTAGGCGCACCAGTACAGTTCTCAGGAATGGATTTCGGGCGTGTCGTTTCGCTTGATCTTGATTACGATCCGGACAGCGAGCGCTTTCCAACGATCGTCAATATCGCGGTGTATCCGCAACGGCTTGGGCGGGTGCTGAGAAAATTGCCTGATGCCGGCGATATTCAGGGGCAAAGCGCCGCACCGCACTCGCAGTTCCTGGGCAGCCTTGTTGAGCGTGGCTTGCGAGCGCAGGTCAGGCCCGGGAATTTGTTGACGGGGCAACGCTATATCGCACTCGATTTCATACCGGATGCGCCCAAGGTTGCGTTTGATGCGGAAGCAATGCCCCTGACATTACCCACAATTCCCAGTAGTTACGACCAAATTGGAGATAGAGTGGCCAGCATTCTGGACAAAATAGACAAAATGCCGCTTGAGTCGATGGGCAAAAGGCTTGATGCGTCGCTCTTGAATCTCGAGACGACACTGCGTCAGATAAATGGCCAGGTTCTGCCCGAGGCATCCAAGACGCTCAAACAGACTCGAGACACCCTGCGAGGAATGGAGTATTGGCTATCCGAAGACTCCCCAACGCAGCAGAGTCTGGGCGAAACGCTGCTCGAGGTGCAACGTACTTCACGTTCGTTGCGCACACTGACCGATATGCTCGGCCGCAACCCTGAGGCCTTGCTGCGTGGTTTGCCTTAG
- a CDS encoding NIPSNAP family protein encodes MIIEERIYTCLCGKAAQYVKAYQNEGLAIQRPILGHLVGYFLSEMGTLNQVVHMWAYEDLADRARRRAILLANPDWKSYAAKVQPFVLTQENKILLPAEFSPWADGPAYSGTEGVQP; translated from the coding sequence ATGATCATTGAAGAACGCATCTATACCTGCCTCTGCGGCAAGGCGGCGCAGTATGTCAAGGCTTACCAGAACGAGGGCCTGGCCATCCAGCGGCCCATTCTTGGCCACCTGGTGGGCTACTTCCTGTCTGAGATGGGGACCCTTAATCAGGTGGTGCACATGTGGGCGTACGAGGACCTTGCCGACCGGGCGCGCCGCCGCGCGATACTGCTGGCCAATCCCGACTGGAAGTCTTATGCGGCGAAGGTCCAGCCCTTCGTCCTGACGCAAGAAAACAAAATACTGCTGCCCGCCGAGTTTTCTCCATGGGCCGACGGCCCCGCCTACAGTGGGACGGAGGGAGTGCAGCCATGA
- a CDS encoding Bug family tripartite tricarboxylate transporter substrate binding protein, producing the protein MSHLRTTFFTLLVAASAACSTLAHAAYPERSVNVVVPFSAGGSTDIVARILANGLSKEFKQPVVVENKPGASGNIAGDYVARSKPDGYTLFVGTSTSIANISLFKSLPFDILKDFIPVSQIVHTPLVLIVNNDLPVNDVAGLIELAKKKPGELNYGSGGSGTSQHLGGVMFTTMANVEMTHIPYKGAAPAVTDLIGGSIQVMFAPLIDALGYIRSGKVKALGLTTDKPAPQIPDVPLISKTLPGFNVATWNAIFVPAGTPAPVVDTLSRGISTVMSSPEVRKTIEDQGSEAVGSSPADFKKFLDKEVILWKGLVESSGATPN; encoded by the coding sequence ATGTCCCACTTACGAACCACCTTTTTCACGCTGCTCGTTGCGGCCTCCGCAGCTTGCAGCACCCTGGCCCACGCCGCCTACCCGGAGCGCAGCGTCAATGTCGTCGTGCCGTTCTCGGCCGGCGGCAGCACCGACATCGTGGCGCGCATCCTGGCCAACGGACTTTCCAAGGAGTTCAAGCAGCCGGTCGTCGTGGAAAACAAACCCGGCGCCAGCGGGAATATCGCGGGAGACTACGTTGCCCGATCGAAGCCCGACGGCTACACCCTGTTCGTGGGAACCAGCACATCCATCGCCAATATCTCATTGTTCAAGAGCCTGCCGTTCGATATCCTGAAGGACTTCATTCCGGTATCGCAGATCGTTCATACGCCGTTGGTGCTCATCGTCAACAATGACCTGCCGGTGAACGATGTGGCCGGCTTGATCGAATTGGCAAAGAAGAAGCCCGGCGAACTGAACTACGGCTCTGGCGGCTCGGGAACCTCGCAGCACCTGGGCGGCGTCATGTTCACGACCATGGCCAATGTCGAGATGACGCACATACCCTACAAGGGCGCCGCTCCAGCCGTCACAGATTTGATTGGCGGCAGCATACAGGTCATGTTCGCCCCTTTGATCGATGCACTGGGTTACATACGCAGCGGAAAAGTGAAAGCACTGGGCTTGACCACCGACAAGCCAGCTCCTCAGATTCCGGACGTACCACTCATCTCCAAGACGCTGCCCGGCTTCAACGTGGCCACCTGGAATGCGATCTTCGTTCCGGCCGGCACCCCGGCACCCGTCGTGGATACACTCTCGCGCGGCATCTCCACCGTGATGAGCAGCCCGGAGGTGCGCAAAACCATTGAGGACCAGGGCTCTGAAGCCGTGGGCAGCAGCCCGGCGGATTTCAAGAAGTTCCTGGATAAGGAAGTCATACTGTGGAAGGGGCTGGTGGAGTCTTCTGGCGCAACGCCTAATTGA
- a CDS encoding enolase C-terminal domain-like protein — protein sequence MKIIDVTLTLFAWDDIPPTSYAAHTGKFAGSSKLGLLKIETDEGITGHSFLGSAYYGADLDGPNLIKYLKPILMGQNPLDRERLYHALWRRARTTTVRTVGACDVALWDICGKVAGLPIHRLLGSYRDRVKAYASSMILDSPQEYAEEALHYQSLNWAAYKIHPPHPWQEDIKVCEAVRKAVGDDYLVMLDAAWSYQYPEAVRVGRALQDLNYYWYEDPLHDADIYNYVKLKQQLHIPIMATEFPAVGLDSYAPWVLQQATDFLRGDVALKGGITTMMKTAHLAESFRMNYEVHHGGNSLNNVAGLHVIMALKNTEFFEVLLPDGAQKYGLAEDIHADADGYVYAPTDPGLGAKIDFDLIQRKTVAVLS from the coding sequence ATGAAAATAATCGATGTCACCCTGACACTGTTTGCCTGGGACGATATTCCGCCAACCAGCTATGCGGCGCACACAGGCAAGTTCGCCGGCTCCAGCAAACTGGGGCTGCTGAAAATCGAAACCGACGAAGGAATCACGGGCCACAGCTTCCTGGGTTCCGCGTATTACGGCGCGGACCTGGACGGCCCCAACCTGATCAAGTACCTGAAGCCCATCCTGATGGGGCAGAATCCGCTGGACCGCGAGCGCCTGTACCACGCACTGTGGCGCAGGGCCAGGACCACGACCGTCCGCACCGTCGGCGCCTGCGATGTCGCGCTTTGGGACATCTGCGGCAAGGTGGCCGGCCTGCCCATCCATCGGCTGCTGGGCTCCTACCGGGACCGCGTCAAGGCGTATGCAAGCTCGATGATACTGGACAGCCCGCAGGAATATGCCGAAGAGGCGCTGCACTACCAGTCGCTGAACTGGGCGGCCTACAAGATCCATCCCCCGCACCCCTGGCAGGAAGACATCAAGGTTTGCGAAGCCGTCCGCAAAGCGGTGGGAGACGATTACCTGGTGATGCTGGATGCCGCATGGAGCTACCAGTATCCCGAAGCGGTGCGAGTGGGCCGCGCATTGCAGGATCTGAACTACTACTGGTACGAGGATCCTTTGCACGATGCCGACATCTACAACTATGTAAAGCTCAAGCAGCAACTGCATATTCCCATCATGGCCACCGAATTCCCGGCCGTCGGGCTCGATTCCTACGCCCCCTGGGTGCTGCAGCAAGCGACCGACTTCCTGCGAGGCGACGTGGCGCTGAAAGGCGGCATCACCACCATGATGAAGACCGCCCACCTGGCTGAATCCTTCCGGATGAACTACGAAGTCCACCATGGTGGAAACTCCCTGAACAACGTTGCCGGCCTGCACGTGATCATGGCGCTGAAGAATACCGAGTTCTTCGAAGTGCTCCTGCCCGACGGCGCCCAGAAGTACGGCCTGGCTGAAGACATCCATGCCGACGCCGACGGCTACGTCTATGCGCCGACGGATCCGGGCCTGGGCGCAAAAATCGATTTCGATCTGATCCAGAGGAAAACGGTGGCCGTACTTTCATAG
- a CDS encoding NAD(P)-dependent oxidoreductase has product MKVLCTETMSVAAMEQLKKVAEVVILKDRSASGYRSAIADADFLVVRNKLPDDIFQHAARLRGVVRHGTGLDLIPVDAATALGIPVANVPGANAQAVVEYYVSAMLAFARPLARMEATIRAQGWDAGRALTSMATQLSGKTLGVVGVGTIGQGLAQACIAGFGMQVLGLQRAGIALPDNVRAASLTDLLANSDYVALCCPLTDETRGMIGAKELQGMKKDAVLLNAARGAIVNERALVDALREKRIRGAALDVYASQPLDRGHAFFELDNVLLTPHVAGVTAESFNDMSSGTVKQLLQMMAGERPEYLVNPEAWPGRCALRGGRA; this is encoded by the coding sequence ATGAAAGTTCTATGCACAGAAACAATGTCCGTTGCAGCCATGGAGCAATTGAAGAAGGTGGCCGAGGTGGTCATATTGAAGGACCGCAGCGCCAGCGGCTATCGCTCCGCCATCGCGGACGCGGACTTCCTTGTGGTGCGCAATAAGCTGCCCGACGATATCTTCCAGCATGCCGCCCGGCTTCGAGGCGTGGTCAGGCACGGTACCGGCCTGGACCTGATTCCGGTAGACGCCGCCACAGCCTTGGGCATACCTGTTGCCAATGTCCCGGGCGCCAACGCGCAGGCGGTTGTGGAATATTACGTTTCGGCCATGCTCGCCTTTGCCCGGCCTCTGGCGCGCATGGAAGCCACAATCCGAGCTCAAGGGTGGGATGCCGGACGCGCGCTCACCTCGATGGCCACACAGTTGTCGGGAAAGACGCTGGGCGTCGTTGGCGTCGGCACAATCGGCCAGGGACTGGCACAAGCCTGCATCGCCGGATTCGGCATGCAAGTGCTCGGTTTGCAAAGGGCCGGCATCGCCCTGCCCGACAATGTGCGGGCGGCATCGCTCACAGACTTGCTGGCGAACAGCGACTATGTGGCGCTGTGCTGCCCATTAACGGATGAAACGCGGGGCATGATCGGCGCGAAAGAACTGCAAGGCATGAAGAAGGACGCAGTCTTGTTGAACGCGGCCCGAGGCGCCATCGTGAACGAGCGGGCCCTGGTCGACGCCCTGCGGGAAAAACGGATACGGGGAGCGGCGCTGGATGTATATGCGAGCCAGCCGCTGGATCGGGGTCATGCCTTCTTCGAGTTGGACAACGTCCTGCTCACGCCGCATGTCGCCGGGGTTACGGCCGAAAGCTTCAACGACATGAGCTCAGGCACCGTCAAGCAGCTTCTCCAGATGATGGCAGGCGAGCGCCCCGAATATCTCGTGAATCCAGAAGCCTGGCCTGGCCGCTGCGCGCTGCGAGGAGGCCGAGCATGA
- a CDS encoding membrane integrity-associated transporter subunit PqiC: MFRFSQAAILLVTTLILGACASAPIHYHTLVAPPSEAAFPGQRVPFLIEVLPVGVPEQLDRPQLVVRHGDNGVSVLETERWASMLDDEIRQALSAALTQQLGTKDIAGLTGSVRAPVVRVKLQVRRFDAWLGTKVHLSADWSLSVVGKAKEGGLTCGAQFSLSAPGGYVELVQAQQQAISLLAERIAADARKISTLEVVNANEC, encoded by the coding sequence ATGTTTCGCTTCTCTCAAGCGGCCATACTACTGGTCACTACATTGATACTAGGTGCTTGCGCATCGGCACCGATCCACTATCACACCTTGGTGGCTCCTCCATCAGAGGCTGCTTTCCCGGGGCAACGGGTGCCCTTCTTGATTGAGGTCCTGCCAGTTGGTGTTCCGGAGCAGCTCGATCGTCCCCAGCTCGTAGTACGTCATGGTGACAACGGTGTGTCGGTGCTTGAAACCGAGCGTTGGGCATCGATGCTGGACGATGAAATCCGTCAAGCACTATCTGCGGCATTGACTCAACAACTCGGGACAAAGGATATCGCAGGGCTGACGGGGTCAGTCCGGGCACCGGTAGTGCGAGTCAAGCTACAAGTGCGTCGGTTCGATGCTTGGTTGGGCACGAAGGTCCATCTGAGTGCGGACTGGAGTCTGAGTGTCGTCGGTAAGGCAAAAGAAGGTGGTTTGACCTGCGGCGCCCAGTTCAGCCTTTCAGCCCCGGGTGGCTATGTGGAGTTGGTCCAAGCCCAGCAGCAAGCTATCAGTTTGTTGGCCGAACGCATCGCTGCCGATGCGAGAAAGATATCCACATTGGAAGTTGTGAACGCAAACGAGTGCTAG
- a CDS encoding YSC84-related protein — translation MKNNFASGFIAAFMISSLTLAGCTATPNKPDTPSVNVSKSKAIDASVDVTLSRMYSTIKGSRELVSKSRGLLIFPDVIQAGLIVGGQSGNGALRVNGRTVSYYNLSSLSVGLQAGAQSKAIVFLFMTKDALDEFHNSKGWTAGADASVALVKIGENGVIDTTTATAPVQVIVLTNAGLMGDVSINGTKVTKLDL, via the coding sequence ATGAAAAATAATTTTGCGTCTGGATTTATTGCGGCGTTTATGATCAGCAGCCTCACCCTCGCCGGCTGCACTGCCACCCCTAACAAGCCGGATACTCCGTCAGTCAACGTGTCAAAGAGCAAAGCCATCGACGCAAGCGTCGACGTCACTCTCAGTCGCATGTATTCCACGATTAAGGGTTCACGTGAGCTTGTCTCGAAATCCCGCGGCCTGCTCATCTTCCCGGACGTGATTCAAGCGGGTCTGATTGTCGGAGGCCAGTCCGGTAATGGGGCGTTGCGGGTAAATGGGCGCACAGTGAGCTACTACAATTTGTCGTCTCTATCGGTCGGTTTACAGGCAGGTGCCCAATCGAAAGCCATCGTATTCCTGTTCATGACAAAAGATGCGCTGGACGAATTCCACAACTCCAAAGGCTGGACTGCCGGCGCGGACGCATCGGTCGCTCTCGTCAAGATCGGCGAAAATGGCGTGATCGACACGACGACGGCCACCGCTCCTGTCCAGGTGATCGTGTTGACCAACGCCGGACTAATGGGCGATGTGTCCATCAATGGGACGAAAGTCACGAAGCTGGATCTTTGA
- a CDS encoding GntR family transcriptional regulator: MKNALAEEIAAGRWKAEEQLPAEDVLVQASGFSLGTVQRALRMLVDEGILVRRHGSGTFVAKQSHPLGGPFQHFRFVDDAGDGILPIYTTVLKRFIVKEAGPWDAFLDSGEIVCIDREFSINNEFSLYVRIFFCTIRFPELTSIDTAKLNGVSFKDLLFRRYRQRTASYTEQMSVQPLPAFVTQALKLPKGTVGARLDIVARDTRGDAIYVQYAYIPPNGRQLLMS; encoded by the coding sequence TTGAAGAACGCCCTGGCGGAAGAGATAGCGGCGGGGCGGTGGAAGGCGGAAGAGCAGTTGCCCGCTGAAGATGTGCTGGTGCAGGCTTCGGGCTTCAGCCTGGGTACGGTGCAGCGGGCGTTGCGCATGCTGGTCGATGAAGGCATTCTCGTTCGGCGCCATGGTTCTGGAACCTTTGTCGCGAAACAGTCTCATCCTTTGGGCGGGCCCTTCCAGCACTTCCGCTTCGTCGACGATGCCGGCGATGGAATCTTGCCGATCTACACCACGGTGCTGAAGCGCTTCATCGTGAAGGAAGCGGGTCCTTGGGATGCTTTTCTCGATAGCGGCGAAATTGTCTGCATAGACCGTGAGTTTTCCATCAACAACGAGTTCTCTCTATATGTGCGCATCTTCTTCTGCACCATCCGCTTTCCCGAGTTGACGTCCATCGACACGGCAAAGCTGAACGGTGTCAGTTTCAAGGACCTTTTGTTCCGAAGGTACCGCCAGCGGACGGCCTCGTACACAGAGCAAATGAGCGTCCAGCCTCTTCCGGCTTTCGTTACGCAGGCGCTGAAATTGCCAAAGGGAACGGTTGGCGCACGCCTGGACATCGTTGCACGAGATACAAGAGGCGATGCCATTTATGTGCAATACGCGTACATCCCTCCCAACGGAAGACAGCTGTTGATGTCTTGA
- a CDS encoding MarC family NAAT transporter, with amino-acid sequence MMNDLIELGRLVTLGLVVLLPLANPLTSMTLLLSLGERIPHDERQRQIRQAACYVVGIMLVAYYAGVWIMHTFGISVPGLRIAGGLIVTGIGFNMLFPSSGVEDIPEADKVEKALDRKQTPNIAFVPLALPGTAGPGTIALIISAAASTKGVINPDASEWVLSVAPIIVFSLLGLLFWVCLSSSTVLVRLLGHGGVEALSRVMGFLLVCMGVQFLINGVLEIVTLQGGGSGHV; translated from the coding sequence ATGATGAATGATTTGATTGAGTTGGGGCGACTGGTCACGCTCGGCCTTGTCGTACTGTTGCCATTGGCGAATCCACTGACTTCCATGACGTTGTTGCTATCTCTGGGTGAGAGAATTCCCCACGATGAGCGTCAACGCCAAATCAGGCAGGCCGCCTGTTATGTCGTTGGCATTATGTTGGTCGCCTACTACGCGGGGGTTTGGATCATGCACACCTTTGGAATTTCCGTTCCCGGCTTGCGAATCGCTGGAGGCCTGATAGTGACCGGCATTGGTTTCAATATGCTGTTTCCTTCGTCGGGAGTAGAAGATATCCCTGAGGCAGATAAAGTGGAAAAGGCGCTTGATCGGAAACAGACGCCAAATATCGCGTTTGTTCCACTGGCTCTGCCTGGAACAGCAGGGCCGGGCACGATCGCGCTGATTATTAGCGCAGCTGCTTCCACTAAGGGCGTCATCAATCCGGACGCTTCAGAGTGGGTATTGAGCGTCGCTCCCATTATTGTTTTTTCTCTACTCGGATTGTTATTCTGGGTTTGCCTGAGTTCCTCTACGGTACTTGTAAGATTGCTTGGTCATGGTGGCGTGGAAGCTTTGTCGCGAGTGATGGGTTTTCTGTTGGTATGCATGGGAGTGCAGTTTTTGATTAACGGCGTCCTTGAAATAGTCACTTTGCAGGGTGGCGGGTCGGGTCATGTGTAG